The Kitasatospora paranensis genome has a window encoding:
- a CDS encoding M23 family metallopeptidase: MPDSDHRAEATALRRFLRADPAHWPQLAPQVVDRVGLERLRRIVDATRDRVGGIREVADGPDGLTVGGPAGHVLAWARLDDEGRLAALLISPARPDRRGLPPPLVRWCTPAAFALLLWLRVVSCWTATDGSGWGGSVLGLTAGYVLYEGYWAAGTDPWWVRRPIEAGALAALGSVWRLPRLPWGDHRIHLMVGAALAVASAVALVRSRRHSWGTATALPLAAFPLRGDWYVGQGGGRGLNHHLAAPEQRGAVDLVQVGSTGTHRGDRRALTSYPAYGAAVHAPCDGQVAAAVDGLPDQAPGVLRYGPLYGNHVAVDTGTETVVLAHLQPGSVAVAVGDRVRTGQFLGRVGNSGNSTEPHLHLHAEREGLGLDLVFADVGGRLHRGRTVRARTANTLRQ; the protein is encoded by the coding sequence ATGCCGGATTCCGACCACCGGGCCGAGGCCACCGCCCTGCGCCGATTCCTGCGGGCCGATCCGGCCCACTGGCCGCAGCTGGCACCGCAGGTCGTGGACCGCGTCGGCCTCGAACGGCTTCGCCGGATCGTCGACGCCACCCGGGACCGGGTCGGCGGGATCCGCGAGGTGGCCGACGGCCCGGACGGGCTGACCGTCGGCGGACCGGCCGGACACGTCCTCGCCTGGGCACGACTCGACGACGAGGGGCGGCTCGCCGCCCTGCTCATCTCGCCCGCGCGCCCGGACCGCCGCGGCCTCCCACCGCCCCTCGTCCGCTGGTGCACCCCGGCCGCGTTCGCCCTGCTGCTCTGGCTCCGGGTCGTCTCCTGCTGGACGGCGACGGACGGGAGCGGCTGGGGAGGCTCGGTGCTCGGCCTCACCGCGGGCTACGTCCTCTACGAGGGGTACTGGGCCGCCGGCACGGACCCATGGTGGGTCCGCCGCCCCATCGAGGCGGGGGCCCTGGCTGCCCTCGGGTCCGTCTGGCGGCTGCCCCGGCTGCCGTGGGGCGACCACCGGATCCACCTCATGGTGGGAGCGGCCCTGGCCGTGGCGAGCGCGGTGGCCCTGGTGCGGTCCCGCCGGCACAGCTGGGGGACGGCGACCGCGCTGCCGCTGGCCGCGTTCCCGCTGCGCGGCGACTGGTACGTGGGGCAGGGCGGCGGCCGGGGCCTGAACCACCACCTGGCCGCACCGGAGCAGCGCGGCGCGGTCGACCTCGTCCAGGTCGGCAGCACCGGAACCCACCGCGGCGACCGCCGCGCGCTCACCTCCTACCCGGCCTACGGGGCGGCGGTGCACGCGCCCTGCGACGGGCAGGTGGCCGCAGCGGTCGACGGCCTGCCGGACCAGGCACCGGGCGTCCTGCGCTACGGGCCGCTGTACGGCAACCACGTCGCCGTCGACACCGGCACCGAGACCGTCGTCCTCGCCCATCTGCAGCCGGGCAGCGTCGCCGTGGCGGTCGGCGACCGGGTCCGCACCGGGCAATTCCTCGGGCGGGTCGGCAACTCCGGCAACAGCACCGAACCCCATCTGCACCTGCACGCCGAACGCGAAGGCCTGGGCCTGGACCTCGTGTTCGCGGATGTCGGCGGCCGACTGCACCGCGGCCGCACCGTCCGCGCCCGCACCGCGAACACCCTCCGCCAGTGA
- a CDS encoding beta-phosphoglucomutase family hydrolase has protein sequence MLGLPDTTRAFLFDLDGVLTQTATVHAAAWKDMFDTFLRAEADRTGAPYVPFDPVADYDEYVDGRPRSDGTRAFLASRDITLPEGTEQDPAGARTVNGLSSAKNDTVLRMIREDGVRPYPGSVAYLHRLRDLGLPRAVVSSSANCRDVLRAAGIDDLFDVVVDGVVAHREKLAGKPAPDTYLAAARELGTPPEHAAVFEDALAGVASGRAGGFGTVVGVDRTGQADELRAHGADLVVRDLADLIPGESP, from the coding sequence ATGCTGGGCCTTCCGGACACCACCCGAGCCTTCCTCTTCGACCTGGACGGCGTGCTGACGCAGACCGCCACCGTCCACGCGGCCGCCTGGAAGGACATGTTCGACACCTTCCTGCGCGCCGAGGCGGACCGCACCGGCGCGCCGTACGTGCCGTTCGACCCGGTCGCCGACTACGACGAGTACGTCGACGGCAGACCCCGATCGGACGGGACGCGGGCCTTCCTCGCCTCGCGCGACATCACGCTGCCGGAGGGCACCGAGCAGGACCCGGCCGGCGCCCGCACCGTGAACGGCCTGAGCAGCGCCAAGAACGACACGGTGCTGCGGATGATCCGCGAGGACGGCGTCCGGCCCTACCCCGGCTCGGTGGCCTACCTGCACCGGCTGCGCGACCTCGGGCTGCCGCGCGCGGTCGTCTCCTCCAGCGCCAACTGCCGTGACGTGCTGCGGGCGGCCGGCATCGACGACCTCTTCGACGTGGTGGTGGACGGCGTGGTCGCGCACCGCGAGAAGCTCGCGGGCAAGCCGGCCCCGGACACCTACCTCGCCGCCGCCCGCGAGCTCGGCACCCCGCCGGAGCACGCCGCGGTCTTCGAGGACGCGCTGGCCGGTGTCGCCTCCGGCCGGGCCGGCGGCTTCGGCACGGTGGTCGGCGTGGACCGCACCGGCCAGGCCGACGAACTCCGGGCGCACGGCGCCGACCTGGTCGTCCGCGACCTGGCCGACCTGATCCCCGGGGAGAGCCCGTGA